In the uncultured Methanobacterium sp. genome, one interval contains:
- the ppcA gene encoding phosphoenolpyruvate carboxylase — protein MIPKCMSTQHPDNVNSPFFSSSNEIGGEDEIAEAYYVFSHLGCDEQMWDCEGKEVDNYVVKKLLSRYGEFFNQKKLGEDLRLTLRVPNPTVEKAEAKILLETLESIPRSFDVAKLFYGEDIAPVFEIILPMTGSARCIDRIYRYYSDFVIGKQNKSFKDDDITIAEWIGEFKPTKINAIPLFEDREGMLNAHEITRKYLSDKDIHQQRIFLARSDPAMNYGLIGAVLMNKLALYNFNILSEDTGVDIYPIIGVGSAPFRGNLKPQNIENLTTEYPSVHTFTIQSSFKYDHPTGEVIKGIEKLKSIKTSRPHEVDPEKFLEIIDKYGQEFQKQILELAPPINSIAKHTPNRRKRKLHIGLFGYSRNIDGISLPRAISFTCALYSLGLPPEVLGLNALDGDDFAFLDEYYLNFQNDLKDALQYLNPDSPFLPESIKEKLKSVDYVTDEAHKEITDQIIDLFRKDNLDAVPELILRAANLRKFVG, from the coding sequence ATGATTCCAAAGTGTATGAGCACTCAGCACCCAGATAATGTAAACTCCCCTTTCTTTTCATCTTCCAATGAAATAGGTGGCGAAGATGAAATAGCCGAGGCATACTATGTTTTTTCCCATTTAGGCTGTGACGAGCAGATGTGGGATTGTGAGGGGAAGGAAGTTGATAACTACGTTGTTAAAAAATTGTTAAGCCGTTACGGGGAGTTCTTCAACCAGAAAAAGTTAGGAGAAGATTTACGCCTCACATTGAGGGTTCCCAACCCAACTGTGGAAAAAGCAGAAGCTAAAATCCTCTTAGAAACCCTGGAGAGCATACCCCGGTCCTTTGATGTGGCTAAATTATTTTACGGAGAGGACATAGCACCTGTTTTTGAGATAATTTTACCAATGACTGGATCTGCACGATGCATTGACCGGATATACAGATATTACTCTGACTTTGTAATTGGAAAACAGAACAAATCATTTAAAGATGATGATATTACCATTGCAGAGTGGATTGGTGAATTCAAGCCCACCAAGATAAATGCCATCCCTCTTTTTGAAGACAGGGAGGGTATGTTAAATGCCCATGAGATAACCCGTAAATATCTCAGTGACAAAGACATCCACCAGCAACGAATTTTCCTGGCCCGATCTGATCCAGCCATGAACTACGGATTAATCGGTGCAGTTTTAATGAATAAACTGGCCTTATACAACTTCAATATCCTTTCTGAAGATACTGGTGTTGATATCTACCCAATCATTGGTGTGGGTTCTGCTCCTTTCCGGGGAAACCTGAAACCACAGAACATTGAAAATCTGACCACAGAATATCCCAGTGTCCACACATTCACCATCCAGTCCTCCTTTAAATATGACCATCCCACCGGTGAAGTGATCAAGGGTATTGAAAAGTTAAAATCAATCAAGACTTCCAGGCCCCATGAAGTTGACCCTGAAAAATTCCTGGAAATAATAGATAAGTATGGTCAGGAATTCCAGAAGCAGATACTGGAATTAGCCCCACCCATAAACAGCATAGCAAAACACACTCCTAACCGCAGGAAGAGGAAATTACACATTGGGCTGTTTGGTTATTCCCGGAATATTGATGGAATTTCATTACCCCGAGCCATATCATTTACCTGTGCCCTATATTCATTAGGTTTACCTCCAGAAGTGTTGGGGTTAAATGCTCTGGATGGGGATGACTTTGCATTCCTGGATGAATACTATCTGAATTTCCAGAACGATTTAAAAGATGCTCTGCAGTATTTGAATCCTGATTCTCCATTTTTACCAGAATCTATAAAAGAAAAGTTAAAATCTGTGGATTATGTGACTGATGAGGCCCATAAAGAAATTACGGATCAGATCATCGACTTATTCCGGAAGGATAATCTTGATGCAGTGCCAGAACTCATTTTAAGAGCAGCTAACTTACGTAAATTCGTTGGTTAA
- a CDS encoding NAD(P)/FAD-dependent oxidoreductase, giving the protein MSGNIPEKGAVIQKDLETYAIIPYIPGGFVDPATLIKIASIAEKYNAKTLKVTSNQRIAIIGIKFEDIDRIWEDLDMKPGGFIGKRVRSTKFCPGTTHCKRSEQDSVKLGMEIDEKFQGMEMPNKIKIGVSGCPNSCAESRVKDIGLIGYRKGWNLYAGGTAGMKPMIGQLVAKNLTDEEAIELIGKIINYYQENEKSKRLGRLTERIGFERFKNEIISE; this is encoded by the coding sequence ATGTCAGGAAATATTCCAGAAAAGGGTGCTGTGATCCAGAAGGACTTAGAAACGTATGCAATAATTCCTTATATTCCCGGTGGTTTTGTAGACCCTGCCACACTAATAAAAATAGCCAGTATTGCCGAAAAATATAATGCCAAAACTCTTAAGGTAACTTCCAACCAGCGCATAGCCATTATTGGAATTAAATTTGAGGATATTGATAGGATATGGGAAGATCTGGACATGAAACCCGGAGGATTTATTGGAAAACGGGTACGGTCCACCAAATTCTGTCCTGGTACCACCCACTGCAAAAGATCAGAGCAGGATTCTGTAAAACTGGGAATGGAAATTGATGAAAAGTTCCAGGGAATGGAAATGCCTAATAAGATAAAAATTGGAGTATCTGGATGTCCAAATTCATGTGCAGAATCAAGAGTGAAGGACATTGGACTCATTGGCTACCGGAAAGGATGGAATCTGTATGCAGGTGGAACTGCAGGCATGAAACCCATGATCGGACAACTAGTAGCCAAAAACTTAACAGACGAGGAAGCCATAGAATTAATAGGAAAAATCATCAATTACTACCAGGAAAATGAAAAATCCAAACGCCTGGGGAGACTCACAGAAAGAATAGGTTTTGAAAGATTTAAAAATGAAATCATTTCAGAATGA